One window from the genome of Haladaptatus paucihalophilus DX253 encodes:
- a CDS encoding DUF7520 family protein — protein MSDRIISSRPIFLATAVTVVLAAGGIGLTVGATGQNRGKTLSLFGLSLFDMSPVSMAVFGMVLTTVVLVLLFALVSFASRFDSNSVA, from the coding sequence ATGAGCGACCGCATCATCTCCAGCCGCCCTATCTTCCTCGCCACCGCGGTAACCGTCGTGCTCGCCGCCGGGGGTATCGGACTCACGGTCGGTGCGACCGGACAGAACCGCGGAAAGACGCTCTCGCTGTTCGGGCTCTCGCTGTTCGACATGAGTCCCGTCTCCATGGCCGTGTTCGGAATGGTGCTCACGACCGTCGTCCTCGTCCTGCTGTTCGCGCTCGTTTCGTTCGCCTCGCGCTTCGACAGCAACAGCGTGGCGTGA
- a CDS encoding transcription initiation factor IIB — protein sequence MTDTRTRPTEETETTGEQTKTQADEQQRCPECGGPLVTDEERGERVCDDCGLVVEEDAVDRGPEWRAFDASEREQKSRVGAPTTNMMHDKGLSTNIDWRDRDAYGNSLGSRQREKMQRLRKWNERFRTRDSKERNLKQALGEIDRMASSLGLPDTVRETASVIYRRALDEDLLPGRSIEGVATGALYAAARQARTPRSLDELTAVSRVEKDEIARTYRYIARELGLEIEPADPKSYVPRFASELDLSDETERRARSLLDTATEKGLHSGKSPVGLAAAAVYAAALLTNEKVTQSEVSDVANISEVTIRNRYHELLDAEEGTIAP from the coding sequence ATGACTGATACACGTACCCGACCGACCGAAGAAACGGAAACAACCGGTGAGCAAACCAAGACGCAAGCCGACGAGCAACAGCGGTGTCCCGAGTGTGGCGGCCCGCTCGTCACCGACGAGGAGCGCGGTGAGCGGGTGTGTGACGATTGCGGCCTCGTCGTCGAGGAGGATGCGGTGGACCGCGGCCCCGAGTGGCGCGCCTTCGACGCCAGCGAACGCGAGCAGAAGTCCCGCGTCGGCGCGCCGACGACGAACATGATGCACGACAAGGGCCTATCGACCAACATCGACTGGCGCGACCGTGACGCCTACGGCAACTCGCTCGGTTCCCGCCAGCGCGAGAAGATGCAGCGACTCCGCAAGTGGAACGAGCGCTTCCGCACCCGCGACAGCAAGGAACGGAACCTCAAGCAGGCCCTCGGTGAAATCGACCGCATGGCGAGTTCGCTCGGCCTGCCCGATACCGTTCGGGAAACCGCGAGCGTCATCTACCGCCGCGCACTCGACGAGGACCTCCTACCGGGGCGCTCCATCGAGGGCGTCGCAACCGGCGCGCTGTACGCCGCCGCGCGACAGGCCCGAACCCCGCGGAGCTTGGACGAGTTGACGGCCGTGTCGCGCGTCGAGAAGGACGAAATCGCTCGCACCTACCGCTACATCGCACGCGAACTCGGCCTCGAAATCGAACCCGCCGACCCGAAGAGCTACGTCCCGCGCTTCGCCTCGGAACTCGACCTCTCGGACGAAACCGAACGCCGCGCCCGCTCGTTGCTCGACACGGCGACCGAGAAGGGCCTCCACAGCGGAAAGTCTCCCGTCGGCCTCGCCGCGGCCGCCGTCTACGCCGCCGCGCTCCTGACCAACGAGAAAGTCACCCAGAGCGAGGTCAGCGACGTGGCGAACATCAGCGAGGTCACGATTCGCAACCGCTACCACGAACTGCTCGACGCCGAAGAAGGCACCATCGCGCCGTAA
- the gatC gene encoding Asp-tRNA(Asn)/Glu-tRNA(Gln) amidotransferase subunit GatC gives MSDTPPGPDEVRYVARLARVGVSDEEAERFAGQFADILGYFETLDEVPEVEREADLVNVMREDEVRTSLDQADALDNAPETEDGYFKGPNVS, from the coding sequence ATGAGCGATACGCCTCCCGGACCGGACGAGGTTCGGTACGTCGCACGGTTGGCCCGCGTCGGGGTTTCCGACGAGGAAGCCGAGCGATTCGCCGGACAGTTCGCCGATATTCTTGGCTACTTCGAGACGCTGGACGAGGTGCCCGAGGTCGAGCGCGAGGCCGACCTCGTGAACGTCATGCGCGAGGACGAGGTGCGAACCAGCCTCGACCAAGCCGACGCGCTGGACAACGCACCGGAGACCGAAGACGGCTACTTCAAGGGGCCGAACGTCTCATGA
- the gatA gene encoding Asp-tRNA(Asn)/Glu-tRNA(Gln) amidotransferase subunit GatA — MSDQIFITEETIDGADDGPLAGTTVAVKDNISTEGVRTTCGSAMLEEYVPPYDATVVTRLKEAGATIVGKTNMDEFGMGTTTETSAFGPTENPVAEGRVPGGSSGGSAAAVAAGEATLALGTDTGGSIRCPAAFCGVVGIKPTYGLVSRYGLVAYANSLEQIGPIAPTVEEAATLLDVIAGPDDHDATTREEGADADYASAADGEVDGLDIGVPTELVEGADEGVVERFWDAMDDLEAKGATVHEVSLPSVEHAVEAYYVIAMSEASSNLARYDGVRYGNSGGFDGNWNETFSETREEAFGDEVKRRILLGTYALSAGYHDKYYKKAQDARAWLKQDFDSAFEDVDVLASPTMPTPPFELGESLDDPLQMYLADANTVPVNLANLPAISVPAGETDGLPVGVQFIGPKFGEKRVIRVGSALE, encoded by the coding sequence ATGAGCGACCAGATATTCATCACCGAGGAGACCATCGACGGCGCGGACGACGGCCCGCTCGCCGGGACGACGGTCGCCGTCAAGGACAACATCAGCACCGAGGGCGTCCGAACGACCTGCGGGTCGGCCATGCTGGAGGAGTACGTCCCGCCCTACGACGCCACGGTCGTCACGCGACTGAAGGAGGCCGGGGCGACCATCGTCGGCAAGACCAACATGGACGAGTTCGGCATGGGGACGACGACCGAAACGTCCGCCTTCGGCCCCACCGAAAACCCCGTCGCCGAGGGTCGCGTTCCGGGCGGCTCCTCGGGCGGGAGCGCCGCGGCGGTCGCGGCGGGTGAGGCCACGCTCGCGCTCGGAACCGACACGGGCGGGTCGATTCGCTGTCCTGCCGCGTTCTGTGGCGTCGTCGGCATCAAGCCGACCTACGGACTCGTCTCGCGCTACGGCTTGGTCGCCTACGCGAACAGTCTGGAGCAGATCGGTCCCATCGCGCCGACCGTCGAGGAGGCCGCGACCCTGCTCGACGTCATCGCCGGACCCGACGACCACGACGCGACGACCCGCGAGGAAGGCGCTGACGCCGATTACGCGAGCGCCGCGGACGGCGAGGTGGACGGACTCGACATCGGCGTCCCGACGGAACTCGTAGAAGGGGCGGACGAAGGCGTCGTCGAGCGGTTCTGGGACGCCATGGACGACCTCGAAGCGAAGGGCGCGACGGTCCACGAGGTGTCGCTTCCCTCGGTCGAACACGCCGTCGAGGCGTACTACGTCATCGCCATGTCCGAAGCGTCCTCGAACCTCGCGCGCTACGACGGGGTTCGCTACGGCAATTCGGGAGGGTTCGACGGCAACTGGAACGAGACGTTCTCCGAGACGCGCGAGGAGGCCTTCGGCGACGAGGTGAAACGACGCATCCTGCTCGGTACCTACGCGCTTTCTGCGGGGTATCACGACAAGTACTACAAGAAAGCACAGGACGCCCGAGCGTGGCTCAAGCAGGACTTCGACTCGGCGTTCGAGGACGTAGACGTGCTCGCCAGTCCGACGATGCCCACGCCGCCGTTCGAACTCGGCGAGAGTCTGGACGACCCGCTGCAGATGTACCTCGCCGACGCGAACACCGTCCCGGTCAACCTCGCCAACCTCCCCGCGATTTCCGTCCCGGCGGGCGAAACCGACGGACTTCCCGTCGGCGTGCAGTTCATCGGGCCGAAATTCGGCGAGAAGCGCGTGATTCGGGTTGGAAGCGCGTTGGAGTAG
- a CDS encoding cupin domain-containing protein: MIVKAEDADTNEFHGVQFDVLAVGDESMVTKMHLKEGNDVPSHSHESEQSGYVISGTYRLHIGDDDDLIAGGDSYSIPGGVEHSYEIIDSGEIIDVFSPPREDYL; this comes from the coding sequence ATGATAGTCAAAGCAGAAGACGCGGATACGAACGAGTTTCATGGCGTACAGTTCGACGTGCTCGCGGTCGGCGACGAGTCGATGGTGACGAAGATGCACCTGAAAGAAGGCAACGACGTTCCGTCGCACAGCCACGAGAGCGAACAGAGCGGATACGTGATTTCGGGCACGTATCGGCTCCACATCGGAGACGACGACGACCTGATAGCGGGCGGAGACAGCTATTCGATACCGGGTGGCGTCGAACACAGCTACGAAATAATCGATTCCGGCGAGATTATCGACGTATTCTCGCCACCGCGAGAGGATTACCTGTAA
- a CDS encoding helix-turn-helix domain-containing protein produces MVGTVVEVEIPADEFALWETLTEHEDLEFEIERVVAHEDDRVMPFVWANGGGEGTESILEDDTSVENLTLLADLEDEQLYQMEWTDHIQTLVHILVDEEATVLSASGNSTHWHLRILFPDRDALSDTYEYCRENDLSLDIRNIYQLEEGRKGRFGLTDDQQDTLTLAFQKGYYDIPREASAENLADDLDVSHQAVSERLRRGHRSLVKNTLIIGRDTDESE; encoded by the coding sequence ATGGTTGGTACCGTCGTCGAAGTCGAGATTCCCGCCGACGAGTTCGCGCTCTGGGAGACGTTGACCGAACACGAGGACCTGGAATTCGAAATCGAGCGCGTGGTCGCCCACGAAGACGACCGGGTGATGCCGTTCGTTTGGGCGAACGGAGGGGGCGAGGGAACGGAATCGATACTCGAAGACGACACGAGCGTCGAGAACCTGACGTTGCTCGCCGACTTGGAGGACGAACAGCTGTACCAGATGGAGTGGACCGACCACATCCAGACGCTCGTTCACATCCTCGTTGACGAGGAGGCGACCGTCCTCTCCGCGTCCGGCAACAGCACCCATTGGCACCTCCGCATCCTGTTCCCCGACCGTGACGCGCTGTCGGACACCTACGAGTACTGCCGCGAGAACGACCTCTCGCTCGACATACGGAACATCTATCAGTTAGAAGAGGGCCGCAAGGGACGGTTCGGACTCACCGACGATCAGCAGGACACGCTGACCTTGGCGTTCCAGAAGGGATACTACGACATCCCCCGCGAGGCATCGGCCGAAAACCTCGCGGACGACCTCGACGTATCGCACCAAGCCGTCTCCGAGCGACTGCGCCGGGGGCATCGAAGCCTCGTGAAAAATACGCTGATAATCGGCCGGGACACCGACGAATCGGAATAA
- a CDS encoding helix-turn-helix transcriptional regulator, giving the protein MSTATSEEDLTEDEYNGLELVRETGGIHQSDFWKRLDVSSRKGSRIVESLERKGFVQRQETVYEGHNTYFITPAAKDLDFSLLMAGDMLSPFIGEEEIDPESDAFSQWIMNLAYEE; this is encoded by the coding sequence ATGAGCACGGCAACGTCCGAGGAGGACCTCACCGAGGACGAGTACAACGGACTCGAACTCGTCCGCGAGACGGGCGGCATCCATCAGAGCGATTTCTGGAAACGGCTCGACGTCTCGTCGCGGAAGGGAAGCCGAATCGTCGAATCGCTGGAGCGGAAAGGGTTCGTCCAGCGACAGGAAACGGTCTACGAGGGACACAACACCTACTTCATCACGCCCGCCGCGAAGGACCTCGACTTCTCGCTGTTGATGGCGGGCGACATGCTCTCGCCGTTCATCGGGGAGGAAGAGATAGACCCCGAGAGCGACGCGTTCTCGCAGTGGATAATGAACCTCGCGTACGAAGAATAG
- a CDS encoding NRDE family protein → MCTLIVAWRVFEDAPVVAAANRDEALGRPSRPPGVLDRNPTVVAPQDEEAGGTWIGYNDRGLFVGVTNRWVELEGERSRGLLVRDALSHESAASAREFVVNELDERTYAGFNLLLADSTEATLFEWDGTLEMTRLDPGVHVVVNRGFDDAAPKSERILSLAATNPDDPPSLADWRERAKSVLRNHEVEACVHGDGYGTRSSSIVTLFEDGSGTYEFADGPPCETSYDNAEGHI, encoded by the coding sequence GTGTGTACACTCATCGTGGCGTGGCGGGTGTTCGAGGATGCACCCGTCGTCGCCGCCGCGAATCGGGACGAAGCGCTGGGGCGGCCGTCTCGGCCGCCCGGCGTGCTGGACCGAAACCCGACGGTCGTCGCCCCACAGGACGAGGAGGCGGGCGGAACGTGGATCGGCTACAACGACCGCGGCCTGTTCGTCGGCGTGACGAACCGGTGGGTCGAACTGGAGGGCGAACGCTCCCGCGGCCTCCTCGTCCGGGACGCGCTCTCCCACGAGTCGGCCGCGTCCGCCCGTGAGTTCGTCGTGAACGAACTCGACGAACGGACCTACGCCGGGTTCAATCTCCTGCTCGCGGATTCGACGGAAGCGACCCTGTTCGAATGGGACGGAACGCTCGAAATGACGCGACTCGACCCCGGCGTCCACGTCGTCGTGAACCGGGGATTCGACGACGCGGCACCGAAATCGGAGCGGATTCTCTCGCTCGCGGCGACGAACCCGGACGACCCGCCGTCGCTCGCCGACTGGCGGGAGCGGGCGAAGTCGGTCCTCCGAAATCACGAGGTCGAAGCGTGCGTCCACGGCGACGGGTACGGCACCCGCTCGTCGTCCATCGTGACCCTGTTCGAGGACGGGTCCGGGACCTACGAGTTCGCCGACGGCCCGCCCTGTGAAACATCGTACGATAACGCGGAAGGTCACATTTAA
- the menE gene encoding o-succinylbenzoate--CoA ligase — MNDWLTHRADVSPEATAIVEASDGTEWTYERLDTVVEEIAGKLAALGIREGDHLGMLMETRMDGVVLVHAAMRLGCVLVPLNVRLATPELRRQVAVTNLSALVCEAETESVARDAAGDVPVVSVDPSDTTLADRDPAAFTPADWSREDPQVLLFTSGTTGNPKAVTLTMGNLYASATASAFRLGVLPADRWHLCLSTYHMGGLAPLLRSTLYGTTVVLQKRFDAEETLSHLREYEPTGISLVPTMLRRLLDSGDLPDSLRFVLLGGAPARDDLIEGCADRGVPVCPTYGMTETASQIATATPDEAASHVGTVGRPLVFTDVSVVADDGSLAPPGEPGELVVSGPTVMAGYYGNPEATEEAFCEHGLRTGDVGYRDEGGRLWVLNRRSDRIVTGGENVHPGEVVDVLRDHPDVAEVAVVGVEDDEWGERIAALVVPDDDAPVTLDSVREFCDDRLAGYKHPRLLDTAAELPRTTSGTVDREAVRERFR; from the coding sequence ATGAACGACTGGCTGACACACCGTGCCGACGTGTCGCCCGAGGCGACCGCCATCGTCGAGGCGTCGGACGGGACCGAATGGACCTACGAGCGACTCGATACCGTGGTCGAGGAAATCGCCGGGAAACTCGCGGCGCTGGGGATTCGAGAGGGCGACCACCTGGGGATGCTGATGGAGACGCGAATGGATGGCGTCGTCCTCGTTCACGCCGCGATGCGACTCGGGTGCGTGCTCGTCCCGCTGAACGTCCGTCTCGCCACGCCGGAACTCCGGCGGCAGGTGGCCGTAACGAACCTCTCGGCGCTCGTCTGCGAAGCCGAGACGGAATCGGTCGCCCGCGACGCGGCGGGGGACGTCCCCGTCGTCTCGGTAGACCCGTCGGACACGACGCTCGCCGACCGCGACCCGGCGGCGTTCACGCCCGCCGACTGGTCGCGCGAGGACCCGCAAGTGCTCCTGTTCACGTCGGGGACGACCGGCAACCCGAAGGCCGTCACGCTCACGATGGGCAACCTGTACGCCAGCGCGACCGCCTCGGCGTTCCGCCTCGGCGTCCTCCCCGCCGACCGCTGGCACCTGTGCCTCTCGACGTACCACATGGGCGGACTCGCACCGCTCCTCCGTTCGACGCTGTACGGAACGACGGTCGTCCTGCAGAAGCGGTTCGACGCGGAGGAAACCCTCTCTCACCTCCGCGAGTACGAACCGACCGGCATCTCGCTCGTCCCGACCATGCTCCGGCGACTCCTCGATTCGGGCGACCTCCCCGATTCGCTTCGGTTCGTCCTCCTCGGCGGCGCACCCGCCCGCGACGACCTCATCGAGGGGTGTGCGGACCGCGGCGTTCCGGTGTGTCCCACCTACGGCATGACGGAAACGGCCTCCCAAATCGCCACCGCCACCCCCGACGAAGCGGCGTCACACGTCGGCACCGTCGGACGGCCGCTGGTGTTCACCGACGTGTCCGTCGTCGCGGACGACGGGTCCCTCGCGCCGCCCGGGGAACCGGGCGAACTCGTCGTCTCCGGGCCGACAGTGATGGCGGGGTACTACGGGAATCCCGAGGCGACCGAGGAGGCGTTTTGCGAGCACGGATTGCGGACGGGCGACGTGGGATACCGCGACGAAGGCGGCCGACTGTGGGTGTTGAACCGCCGCTCCGACCGCATCGTCACCGGCGGCGAGAACGTCCACCCCGGCGAGGTCGTCGACGTGCTCCGCGACCATCCGGACGTGGCCGAGGTCGCGGTCGTGGGCGTCGAGGACGACGAATGGGGCGAGCGAATCGCCGCGCTCGTCGTGCCCGACGACGACGCGCCCGTCACGCTCGACTCGGTTCGGGAGTTCTGCGACGACCGCCTCGCGGGATACAAGCATCCCCGTCTGCTCGACACCGCCGCAGAACTGCCGCGGACCACCTCCGGGACGGTGGACCGCGAGGCGGTTCGGGAGCGCTTCCGGTAG
- a CDS encoding mandelate racemase/muconate lactonizing enzyme family protein: MNVETHEFSLPLTSPLDTAHGAIEHRKGILVRIEDGDEVGIGEATPLSGWTESLPACRAAIAHVDDPETELSSLEATPAARHGLSLALADLRSKRAEEPLYRYLGGTERVEAVPTNATVGDAPRDETVAAVNEAVDAGFECVKVKIGARSVTDDVARLRAVRDSVGSEVELRADANGGWSRTQAREAFHKLDTLGVAYVEQPLSLTDIEGLAELRGRSVGVAVDESLVDSSVDAILEADAADVLVCKPMVLGGPDRAVEVAERARDAGVTPVVTTTIDGVVARTAAVHAAAAIPDRPACGLATGTLLVRDLGPDRTRLVDGAVGVPQEPGNGVADTWGAP; this comes from the coding sequence ATGAACGTCGAGACACACGAGTTTTCGCTTCCGTTGACGTCGCCGCTCGACACGGCTCACGGGGCCATCGAGCACCGGAAGGGCATCCTCGTCCGCATCGAGGACGGCGACGAGGTGGGCATCGGCGAAGCGACGCCCCTTTCGGGGTGGACGGAATCGCTCCCCGCCTGTCGGGCGGCCATCGCACACGTCGATGACCCCGAAACGGAGCTCTCCAGCCTCGAAGCGACGCCGGCGGCCAGACACGGCCTCTCGCTCGCGCTGGCGGACCTCCGCTCGAAGCGGGCGGAAGAGCCGCTGTATCGCTACCTCGGCGGGACGGAGCGGGTCGAAGCCGTTCCGACGAACGCGACCGTCGGCGACGCCCCCCGCGACGAGACGGTGGCGGCGGTGAACGAGGCGGTCGATGCGGGTTTCGAGTGCGTGAAGGTGAAAATCGGCGCGCGGTCGGTGACGGACGACGTGGCTCGGCTCCGAGCGGTACGGGATTCGGTCGGGTCCGAGGTGGAACTCCGCGCAGACGCGAACGGCGGCTGGTCGCGCACACAGGCGCGCGAAGCGTTCCACAAACTCGACACCCTCGGGGTCGCGTACGTCGAACAACCCCTTTCGTTGACGGACATCGAGGGATTGGCCGAGCTTCGCGGTCGGTCGGTCGGCGTCGCGGTAGACGAGTCCCTCGTCGATTCGTCTGTCGATGCGATTCTGGAGGCGGACGCCGCCGACGTGCTCGTCTGCAAGCCGATGGTGCTCGGCGGCCCGGACAGGGCCGTCGAGGTCGCCGAACGCGCCCGAGATGCGGGCGTCACACCGGTCGTCACGACGACCATCGACGGCGTTGTGGCCCGAACCGCGGCGGTTCACGCGGCGGCGGCGATTCCCGACCGCCCCGCCTGCGGGTTGGCGACCGGAACGCTGTTGGTCCGCGATTTGGGTCCCGACCGGACGCGACTCGTGGACGGTGCGGTCGGCGTCCCGCAGGAACCGGGCAACGGCGTGGCGGACACGTGGGGTGCGCCATGA
- a CDS encoding 1,4-dihydroxy-2-naphthoate polyprenyltransferase, translated as MNDTATEISRRKAWLMAARPHTLPAAAAPVIVGVGFALHEGLFAPLPALAALVGAALIQVGTNFANDYYDAVKGVDTDERTGFTRVTQSGLISPSKVKQAMYGTFLLAIVVGVYLVYVGGLPILVIGLASVVSGIAYAGGPFPLGSNGLGDLFVFVFFGVIAVMGTFYVQAAQILAAPFSIGIPGGTVTMHAFLASLPVAAISTNILVVNNIRDLKNDRKAGKRTLAVLIGYRASRGEYVGMLALAYLVPVYFATTEAFGVGVLLPLLTIPYAAMVARTVLTKTSGEALNPALEQTGKLLAAYSVCFALGMVA; from the coding sequence ATGAACGATACGGCCACCGAAATCTCCCGACGGAAAGCGTGGCTGATGGCGGCCCGCCCACACACGCTCCCGGCCGCCGCCGCGCCCGTCATCGTCGGCGTCGGCTTCGCGCTCCACGAGGGGCTGTTTGCGCCCCTCCCTGCGCTCGCGGCGCTCGTCGGCGCGGCGCTCATCCAAGTCGGCACGAACTTCGCAAACGACTACTACGACGCCGTGAAGGGCGTCGATACCGACGAACGAACGGGTTTTACCCGCGTCACTCAGTCGGGGCTCATCTCCCCGAGCAAAGTCAAGCAGGCGATGTACGGCACCTTCCTGCTCGCCATCGTCGTCGGCGTCTACCTGGTCTACGTCGGCGGCCTCCCGATTCTCGTCATCGGTCTCGCCAGCGTCGTCAGCGGTATCGCCTACGCGGGCGGGCCGTTCCCGCTCGGTTCCAACGGATTGGGCGACCTGTTCGTCTTCGTCTTCTTCGGCGTCATCGCCGTGATGGGGACGTTCTACGTACAGGCCGCACAGATTCTCGCCGCCCCGTTTTCCATCGGAATCCCCGGGGGAACCGTCACGATGCACGCGTTTCTCGCAAGTCTCCCCGTCGCGGCGATTTCGACGAACATCCTCGTCGTGAACAACATCCGCGACTTGAAGAACGACCGGAAGGCCGGAAAGCGGACGCTTGCGGTGCTCATCGGCTATCGAGCGAGTCGCGGCGAGTACGTCGGCATGCTCGCACTCGCCTACCTCGTTCCCGTCTACTTCGCCACGACCGAGGCGTTCGGGGTCGGCGTCCTCCTGCCGCTCCTGACGATTCCCTACGCCGCGATGGTCGCACGGACGGTCCTCACGAAAACGTCCGGGGAAGCCCTCAACCCCGCCCTCGAACAGACCGGAAAGCTGCTGGCCGCCTACTCGGTCTGCTTCGCCCTCGGAATGGTGGCATGA
- a CDS encoding 1,4-dihydroxy-2-naphthoyl-CoA synthase: MVSELFDAERWEEISDFDFRDITYHRAKDQGTVRIAFDRPEVRNAFRPGTVDELYRALDHAKRQSDVGCVLLTGNGPSPKDDGWAFCSGGDQRVRGGEGYEYQGEDADSEDASEAGRLHILEVQRLIRHIPKPVICVVPGWAVGGGHSLHVVCDMTLASAEHAKFLQTDPDVASFDGGFGSAYLARQVGQKKAREIFFVGKTYSAEEAEEMGMVNESVPHEELEEVALDWAEEINGKSPTAIRMLKYAFNLEDDGLVGQQVFAGEATRLAYMTDEAQEGRDAFVEKRDPDFSDYPWHY, from the coding sequence ATGGTATCAGAACTCTTCGACGCCGAGCGTTGGGAGGAGATTTCCGACTTCGATTTCCGCGATATCACGTACCACCGGGCCAAAGACCAGGGAACGGTCCGCATCGCGTTCGACCGCCCGGAGGTTCGAAACGCCTTCCGCCCCGGTACGGTGGACGAACTGTATCGCGCGTTGGACCACGCCAAACGCCAGTCGGACGTCGGCTGCGTCCTCCTCACCGGCAACGGGCCGTCGCCGAAAGACGACGGCTGGGCGTTCTGCTCCGGCGGCGACCAGCGCGTGCGCGGAGGAGAGGGATACGAATATCAGGGAGAGGACGCCGATAGCGAGGACGCCTCCGAGGCGGGCCGCCTGCACATCCTCGAAGTCCAGCGGCTCATCCGTCACATCCCGAAACCCGTCATCTGCGTCGTTCCGGGATGGGCCGTCGGCGGCGGTCACAGCCTCCACGTCGTCTGCGACATGACCCTCGCGTCCGCGGAGCACGCGAAGTTCCTTCAGACCGACCCCGACGTGGCGAGTTTCGACGGCGGGTTCGGCTCCGCCTACCTCGCGCGGCAGGTCGGCCAGAAGAAAGCCCGCGAGATATTCTTCGTCGGCAAGACCTACTCCGCCGAGGAAGCCGAGGAGATGGGCATGGTGAACGAATCGGTTCCGCACGAGGAACTGGAGGAGGTGGCACTGGACTGGGCCGAGGAAATCAACGGCAAGAGTCCGACCGCGATTCGCATGCTGAAGTACGCCTTCAACCTCGAAGACGACGGCCTCGTCGGACAGCAGGTGTTCGCCGGGGAAGCGACCCGCCTCGCGTACATGACCGACGAAGCGCAGGAGGGACGGGACGCGTTCGTGGAAAAGCGCGACCCGGACTTCTCGGACTATCCGTGGCATTACTAA